The DNA segment CACCCCCCCCACGGTTGCCAGCACCATCGGATTGCGCGCGATCTGCGTGATCGACGCGTGCCGGTTGACGATCTTCATGCCGATGGTGAAGTGCATCAGATTGGACGCGGCGAACAGCGCCACGGCGGGCGCCAGCCCGACCGGCCCGAACGCGAACACCGATAGCGGCAAGCCCATGTTGCCGCAGTTGTTGAACATCATCGGCGGCACGAAGGTGCGCGGATCCGCCCCCAGCAGCCGCGCGCCAAGCCACGCCATCAAGCCCGAGCCCAGCACCACGGCAATCGCGCAACCCAGCAGCACAAGCTGGTCGGCCAGCACGAATTCCTTGCTGACAAAGGCCGACACCACCAGCAGCGGCGCGATCACATCGAGCGTGGCGCGGTTGATCCCGGACATGTCGGGGTGCGCGCGGCGCCCGTAGAGCCAGCCGACCAGGATGATCAGGATGACCGGCGTGATGATCGAGACGATGCGCGCAAGCATGGGCGGGCTGCCGTTAAGCCAAAGCGCCCCGCAGGGCGCCTTGGCAGTGACATGGGAGGAGAAAGAATCAGGCGGCCGGGGTATCCGGCGTTGCGCTCGCCTCGGCCGCGGCTGCAGGTACGGCTGCCGGCGCCGACTGCCGGATGAAGTGGGTGCGGTAGTAGCGCAGCTCTTCCACGGACTCCAGGATATCGGCCAGCGCGGTGTGCAGCTGGCGCTTGATGAAGCCCTTGTGGATGGCCGGCTCCCAGCGCTTGCACAGTTCCTTGAGCGTGGAGACGTCGAGGTTGCGATAGTGGAAGAACGCCTCCAGCTTGGGCATGTAGCGCGCCATGAAGCGGCGGTCCTGGCAGATCGAGTTGCCGCACATGGGCGACTTGCCGGCCGGCACCCAGCGCTTGAGGAAGGCCAGCAGTTCGGCCTCGGCCTGGGCTTCGGTCAGGGTCGAGGCCTTGACCTTGTCGATCAGGCCCGAGCGGCCGTGGGTGCCCTTGTTCCAGTTGTCCATGCCATCGAGCACGGCGTCTTCCTGGTGGATCACCAGCACCGGGCCTTCGGCCAGGATGTTGAGTTCGGAATCCGTCACGACGATGGCGATCTCGATGATGCGGTCCGTGTCGGGCATCAGGCCGGTCATCTCCATGTCCAGCCAGATCAGGTTGTTTTCGCTCTTGACGGATTTGACGCCGCTGGGGACGTGGGTATTTTGGCTGGTCATCTGGACTGCAATCGAAAGGGAAGCAATAGGGGGCGCGCCCGCGCTCCGGATCAGGAACACGGGGCAGCAGGCACGAACAACTTATAATTCTCGCATATCCGCCACCGCAGCCGGTTCCAACGCGCTCGGAAACCCGCTTCGGCGGTCCGGCCGCCACCGCGTACGCCAAGGCTTCACACGACAAGGCTCTGCCCGATGTTCACGTTTCTGTTCCTAGCCGCCCTGATGCTGATGGTGCTGACCAAGCTCTGGCTGGCCGCCCGCCAGGTGCGCCATGTGGCGCAACACCGTCATGCTGTGCCTGAGCGCTTTGCCGACACCATTACGCTGTCGTCCCACCAGAAGGCGGCCGACTACACCATCGCCCGCACCCGGCTGTCGATGCTGGAAGTGCTGGCTGGCGCCGCGCTGCTGATCGTGCTGACCATGCTGGGCGGGCTGCAGTGGATCAACCAGTTCTGGATCGACACCTTCGGGCCGGGCTACGCCTACAGCGTGGCGCTGATCGCCAGCGTTGCCGTGATCGGGGGCCTGGTCGACCTGCCCTTCTCGCTCTACGGGCAGTTCGGCATCGAGCAGCGCTTTGGCTTCAACCGCATGGGCTGGAAGCTCTACCTGGCCGATCTGCTCAAGATGACCGCCGTTGGCTGCGCGCTCGGCCTGCCCTTGCTGCTCGCCGTGCTATGGCTGATGGCGCATATGGGCGAGTACTGGTGGGCGTGGACCTGGCTGACGTGGATCGCCTTCACCATCTTTGTGCAGATGATTGCCCCGTCGGTGATCATGCCGCTGTTCAACCGCTTCGAGCCGCTGGCCAATGCCTCGCTGGAAGCCCGCATCACGCGGCTGCTGCAGAAATGCGGCTTTCGCAGCCGCGGCCTGTTCGTCATGGACGGCAGCAAGCGCAGCGCGCACGGCAATGCCTACTTCACCGGCTTCGGCGCGGCCAAGCGCATCGTTTTCTTCGACACGCTGATGGAGCGCCTTGCCGATGACGAGATCGAAGCGGTGCTGGCGCATGAGCTTGGCCACTTCAAGCGGCGCCACATCCTCAAGGGCATGCTGGTCAGCTTTGCGCTGAGCCTGGTCTTCCTCGCCGCGCTGGGCTGGCTTTCCAGCCGCACGTGGTTCTACACCGGGCTGGGCGTGCTGCCCAACCTGGGCACCACCAATCACGCCCTTGCCCTCGTGCTGTTCTTCCTGACCTTGCCGGTTTTCACCTTCCTGCTTGGCCCCCTGGCAAGCCTGACCTCGCGCCGCCATGAGTTCGAGGCGGATGCGTTTGCGGCCGGCCAGACCGATGCCGGCCACCTGGTCTCTGCCCTCGTCAAGCTCTACAAGGACAATGCCTCTACCTTGACCCCCGACCCGATCTACAGCGCCTTCT comes from the Cupriavidus basilensis genome and includes:
- a CDS encoding AEC family transporter — its product is MLARIVSIITPVILIILVGWLYGRRAHPDMSGINRATLDVIAPLLVVSAFVSKEFVLADQLVLLGCAIAVVLGSGLMAWLGARLLGADPRTFVPPMMFNNCGNMGLPLSVFAFGPVGLAPAVALFAASNLMHFTIGMKIVNRHASITQIARNPMVLATVGGVGLSLARPWFSLPEPVFQSIKLLGDATVPLMLFALGVRMKDVSLRNWGMGAIGAAVCPLTGIACALLLAQVVPLTQLQRGLLFVFASLPPAVLNFLVADHFRQEPDQVASIVLLGNVAAVLFVPVGLYLGLR
- the orn gene encoding oligoribonuclease; protein product: MTSQNTHVPSGVKSVKSENNLIWLDMEMTGLMPDTDRIIEIAIVVTDSELNILAEGPVLVIHQEDAVLDGMDNWNKGTHGRSGLIDKVKASTLTEAQAEAELLAFLKRWVPAGKSPMCGNSICQDRRFMARYMPKLEAFFHYRNLDVSTLKELCKRWEPAIHKGFIKRQLHTALADILESVEELRYYRTHFIRQSAPAAVPAAAAEASATPDTPAA
- a CDS encoding M48 family metallopeptidase; translated protein: MFTFLFLAALMLMVLTKLWLAARQVRHVAQHRHAVPERFADTITLSSHQKAADYTIARTRLSMLEVLAGAALLIVLTMLGGLQWINQFWIDTFGPGYAYSVALIASVAVIGGLVDLPFSLYGQFGIEQRFGFNRMGWKLYLADLLKMTAVGCALGLPLLLAVLWLMAHMGEYWWAWTWLTWIAFTIFVQMIAPSVIMPLFNRFEPLANASLEARITRLLQKCGFRSRGLFVMDGSKRSAHGNAYFTGFGAAKRIVFFDTLMERLADDEIEAVLAHELGHFKRRHILKGMLVSFALSLVFLAALGWLSSRTWFYTGLGVLPNLGTTNHALALVLFFLTLPVFTFLLGPLASLTSRRHEFEADAFAAGQTDAGHLVSALVKLYKDNASTLTPDPIYSAFYYSHPPAAQRIDRLLAHA